A region from the Benincasa hispida cultivar B227 chromosome 8, ASM972705v1, whole genome shotgun sequence genome encodes:
- the LOC120082698 gene encoding berberine bridge enzyme-like 13 encodes MFHSGSSIFILLLAFLLSLSLSSSASLEQSFLQCVSVSSQQSVPPFSVCAQNNASFFPLLQATAQNLRYLDPSVPKPEFIFTPLYDTHVQAAVICSKKLRIHLRVRSGGHDYEGLSYASEIETPFIVVDLAKLRSVEVNIQDNTAWVQAGATVGEVYYRISEKSNVHGFPAGLCTSLGIGGHITGGAYGSMMRKYGLGADNVIDARIVDVNGRILDRSGMGEDYFWAIRGGAGGSFGIILWWKLQLVPVPETVTVFTVPKTLEQGATQILYKWQQVADKLDEDLFIRVLIQVTNDKATKERTITTAYNALFLGDSNRLLQIMGKSFPELGLTPKDCIETSWIKSVLYIAGEAPKTPPEVLLQGKPQFRNYFKAKSDFVQVPIPETGLEGLWKRLLQEDHPLMIWNPYGGMMSKISENEIPFPHRKGNLFKIQYVNSWQDGHKDEEKHMEWIRELYNYMAPYVSKSPRAAYVNYRDLDLGMNKKGNTSLAQASEWGNKYFKDNFNRLVKVKTKVDPGNFFRHEQSIPPLAS; translated from the coding sequence ATGTTTCATTCAGGCTCTTCCATTTTCATTCTATTACTTGCCTTTCTTCTCTCACTTTCACTTTCAAGCTCAGCTTCATTGGAGCAAAGTTTTCTACAATGTGTGTCTGTTAGTTCTCAACAATCTGTCCCTCCCTTCTCTGTTTGTGCTCAAAACAATGCTTCATTCTTCCCTCTCCTTCAGGCAACTGCACAAAACCTCAGATACTTGGATCCTTCAGTTCCAAAGCCTGAATTCATCTTCACTCCATTGTATGACACTCATGTCCAAGCAGCTGTAATTTGCTCGAAGAAGCTCCGAATACATCTCCGAGTGCGTAGCGGTGGCCACGACTACGAGGGTCTTTCTTATGCTTCTGAAATCGAAACTCCTTTCATCGTTGTAGACCTAGCGAAACTCCGGTCAGTCGAAGTGAATATCCAAGATAACACTGCATGGGTTCAGGCTGGTGCAACGGTTGGTGAAGTTTACTATAGAATCTCAGAGAAAAGCAATGTCCATGGCTTCCCTGCTGGCCTTTGCACTAGCTTAGGTATTGGTGGCCACATAACAGGCGGTGCATACGGCTCCATGATGAGAAAATATGGCCTTGGTGCTGATAATGTCATCGACGCTCGAATCGTTGATGTTAACGGTAGAATCCTCGATAGATCGGGGATGGGAGAGGACTATTTTTGGGCCATTAGAGGAGGTGCTGGAGGCAGCTTTGGGATTATTCTATGGTGGAAATTGCAGTTGGTTCCTGTTCCAGAAACGGTGACAGTTTTCACTGTTCCAAAGACATTAGAGCAAGGTGCCACTCAAATCCTGTACAAATGGCAGCAAGTTGCTGACAAATTGGATGAAGACTTGTTCATTAGAGTCCTAATACAAGTAACCAATGATAAAGCCACAAAAGAAAGAACTATTACTACTGCTTACAATGCTCTCTTTCTTGGAGATTCCAACAGACTCCTACAAATTATGGGAAAAAGCTTCCCTGAATTGGGTTTGACACCAAAAGATTGTATTGAAACCAGCTGGATAAAATCAGTTCTTTATATAGCTGGAGAAGCACCTAAAACACCTCCTGAAGTTCTTCTACAAGGAAAGCCACAATTCAGGAACTACTTCAAAGCTAAATCAgactttgttcaagtcccaatcCCAGAAACTGGACTGGAAGGTCTATGGAAAAGGTTGCTGCAAGAAGACCACCCACTAATGATCTGGAACCCTTATGGAGGAATGATGAGCAAGATCTCAGAGAATGAAATCCCATTCCCACATAGAAAAGGaaacttgttcaaaattcaGTATGTAAACTCATGGCAGGATGGACATAAAGATGAAGAAAAACACATGGAGTGGATTAgagaactttacaattacatgGCTCCATATGTTTCCAAGTCTCCAAGAGCTGCATATGTAAACTACAGAGATCTTGATTTGGGCATGAACAAGAAGGGCAATACAAGCTTGGCTCAGGCCAGTGAATGGGGCAATAAATATTTCAAGGACAACTTCAATAGGCTTGTGAAGGTAAAGACAAAAGTTGATCCTGGTAACTTTTTCAGGCATGAACAGAGCATTCCTCCTTTGGCAAGCTAA